From Peptoanaerobacter stomatis, one genomic window encodes:
- a CDS encoding GGDEF domain-containing protein — MINKNIPDRPTYFLLILFGLILNISLFFAFLSIGKYELVYLDFIGTIILLINIFYIFKNQRIAVLSSLIEGTVLYTVITYILGWEYSFQNWLIALCFLAITVPFPNRKIFYILAVIECVLYFILYFDVKLDFSNRNLTFLTVYFSLTNIIGLFGMILFAEKVLKWSANMEKAFFQDKFERMENIMYTDRLTQLYNRHKADDVLSNIDDNIQNFSDNEHFYIAFVDIDNFKKINDTYGHDIGDDILVMISNILNKKTKSSDMIFRWGGEEFLMLFKTPKGQEKALNDNIVYSILERIRTTVEKSSIIINNKKINTTITLGAASSKESSNVKEIIKLADKKMYKGKNSGKNRVIM; from the coding sequence ATGATTAATAAAAATATTCCAGACAGACCAACTTATTTCTTACTAATATTATTTGGACTTATATTAAATATTTCACTTTTCTTTGCTTTTCTCAGTATAGGTAAATACGAATTAGTTTATTTGGACTTTATCGGTACAATTATATTGCTGATAAACATATTTTATATATTTAAAAACCAGCGGATTGCTGTACTTTCATCACTTATAGAAGGTACTGTACTTTATACTGTAATTACATATATATTGGGCTGGGAGTACAGTTTTCAAAACTGGCTCATAGCTTTATGCTTTTTAGCAATAACAGTACCTTTTCCAAATAGAAAAATTTTCTATATATTGGCAGTAATTGAATGTGTATTATATTTTATATTATATTTTGATGTAAAACTTGATTTTTCTAACAGAAACTTGACATTTTTGACGGTATATTTTTCTCTTACGAATATAATCGGTCTTTTCGGAATGATTTTATTTGCAGAAAAAGTCCTAAAATGGTCTGCAAATATGGAAAAAGCATTTTTTCAAGACAAATTTGAAAGAATGGAAAATATTATGTATACCGATAGACTTACACAACTATATAATAGACATAAAGCTGACGATGTTCTTAGTAATATAGATGATAATATACAGAATTTTTCTGATAACGAGCATTTTTACATCGCCTTTGTAGATATTGATAATTTCAAAAAAATAAATGACACATACGGTCACGACATCGGCGATGACATACTTGTTATGATATCGAATATATTGAACAAGAAAACAAAAAGTTCTGATATGATATTCAGATGGGGCGGAGAAGAGTTTTTAATGTTGTTCAAAACTCCAAAAGGTCAAGAAAAAGCCTTAAACGATAATATTGTGTACAGCATATTGGAGAGAATAAGAACAACAGTTGAAAAATCTTCTATAATCATAAACAACAAAAAAATAAACACAACTATAACATTAGGTGCTGCAAGCTCCAAAGAGTCTTCAAATGTAAAAGAAATAATTAAACTTGCAGATAAAAAAATGTATAAAGGTAAAAACAGCGGAAAAAATAGAGTTATTATGTAA
- the lepA gene encoding translation elongation factor 4: protein MKKIDHTRNFCIIAHIDHGKSTLADRLIEDTGVVARRDMKEQLLDNMDLERERGITIKLQTIRLIYKAKDGEEYYFNLIDTPGHVDFSYEVSRSLAACEGAILVVDAAQGVEAQTLANVYLALDQDLEIVPVINKIDLPSARPDEIKEEIEEIIGLDASDAPLISAKQGLNIQDVLEAIVQKVPKPSGDINKPFKALIFDSYYDAYKGVIAYVRVFDGKIKKGDNILMMNTKKTFEVTEVGIISPTHIAVDELITGDVGYITASIKDIRSCRVGDTITLADTPTDEALPGYKKATPMVYCGVYPAEGEKYENVRDALEKLQVNDAALEFEAETSVALGFGFRCGFLGLLHMEIIQERLEREFDLDIITTAPSVVYRVTKVDDTVLMIQNPTNLPTEQEIRIIEEPIVKADIIVPKDYVGAVMELSQERRGTMLNMEYLDATRVMLHYELPLNEVIYDFFDSLKSRTRGYGSFDYEFKEFRQSELVKLDILINKEKVDALSFIVHETTAQTRGRVMCEKLKDEIPKHQFPVPIQAAVGAKIIARETISAYRKDVLAKCYGGDISRKKKLLEKQKEGKKRMRQIGNVEVPQKAFMSVLKINKD from the coding sequence TTGAAAAAGATAGATCATACAAGGAATTTTTGTATAATAGCACATATAGATCATGGAAAATCTACTCTTGCGGACAGATTGATAGAAGATACAGGAGTGGTTGCTCGTAGAGATATGAAAGAGCAATTGCTTGATAATATGGATTTGGAACGTGAAAGAGGAATAACTATAAAATTGCAAACCATAAGGCTTATATACAAAGCAAAAGATGGAGAAGAATATTATTTCAATTTAATAGATACTCCGGGACATGTAGATTTCAGTTATGAAGTATCACGTTCGCTTGCGGCTTGTGAGGGAGCGATATTAGTGGTTGACGCTGCTCAAGGAGTAGAGGCTCAGACTCTTGCCAATGTATATCTTGCACTTGATCAAGATTTGGAGATAGTGCCTGTTATAAACAAAATAGATTTACCAAGTGCAAGACCTGATGAAATAAAAGAAGAAATAGAAGAAATAATTGGACTTGACGCATCAGATGCACCTTTAATATCTGCTAAGCAAGGGCTTAATATACAAGATGTGCTTGAAGCCATAGTACAAAAAGTGCCAAAACCGTCAGGAGACATCAATAAACCTTTTAAAGCACTTATATTTGATTCTTATTATGATGCTTATAAGGGAGTAATTGCATATGTAAGAGTGTTTGACGGCAAAATCAAAAAAGGTGATAATATACTTATGATGAACACTAAAAAAACTTTTGAAGTAACTGAAGTGGGTATAATATCGCCAACACATATTGCAGTAGATGAACTTATTACAGGTGATGTAGGTTATATAACGGCTTCTATAAAGGATATAAGGAGTTGTAGGGTAGGAGATACGATAACTTTGGCAGATACTCCTACTGATGAGGCATTGCCGGGATATAAAAAAGCAACACCGATGGTATATTGCGGAGTTTATCCTGCCGAAGGAGAAAAATATGAAAATGTAAGAGATGCACTTGAAAAATTGCAAGTAAATGATGCAGCTTTGGAGTTTGAGGCGGAAACATCTGTTGCACTCGGTTTTGGATTTAGATGTGGTTTTCTTGGATTACTTCATATGGAAATCATACAAGAAAGGCTTGAACGTGAGTTTGACCTTGACATCATAACTACAGCGCCGTCTGTTGTGTATAGAGTAACAAAAGTTGACGATACCGTACTTATGATACAAAATCCTACTAATTTACCGACTGAGCAAGAAATAAGAATAATAGAAGAACCGATAGTAAAAGCGGATATAATCGTGCCAAAAGACTATGTAGGTGCAGTTATGGAGTTGTCACAAGAAAGACGTGGGACAATGCTGAATATGGAGTATTTGGACGCTACAAGAGTGATGTTGCATTATGAATTACCGCTTAATGAAGTTATATATGACTTTTTTGATTCATTAAAGTCAAGAACGAGAGGTTACGGTTCATTTGATTATGAGTTTAAGGAATTTAGGCAATCAGAACTTGTAAAACTTGATATACTTATAAATAAAGAAAAAGTTGACGCATTATCATTTATAGTGCATGAAACAACTGCACAGACAAGAGGTAGAGTAATGTGTGAAAAATTGAAAGATGAAATACCTAAGCATCAATTTCCAGTGCCGATACAAGCGGCAGTAGGCGCGAAGATAATAGCAAGAGAAACTATAAGCGCATATAGAAAAGACGTGCTTGCAAAATGTTATGGAGGAGATATATCAAGAAAGAAAAAATTGCTTGAAAAACAAAAAGAAGGTAAAAAGAGAATGCGTCAGATAGGAAACGTTGAAGTTCCTCAAAAAGCATTTATGTCAGTATTGAAGATAAATAAAGATTAG
- a CDS encoding DUF6873 family GME fold protein, which translates to MNKLSNKTFLVDFRIDEEIENELKKNDIEYIKTLKNENLYYEICGHPDIAACDLGDVTVIEPDTYNLMYEKIKDFKIIKGETILRGKYPYDIAYNFVVTGKYIIGKLNYMDNVVRKLAEEKGLEFINVKQGYARCSTISLPKDRFITSDSNIYETLISKNLKCYLIECQDIYLSERYNGFLGGSCLIYDNEIMFFGDINSISTGDILKKILKENHIKYYDINNLKLKDYGSMIKL; encoded by the coding sequence ATGAATAAACTTTCAAATAAAACTTTTCTTGTGGATTTTAGGATTGATGAAGAAATAGAAAATGAACTCAAGAAAAATGATATTGAATATATAAAAACATTAAAAAATGAAAATCTTTATTATGAAATATGCGGACATCCGGATATTGCAGCGTGCGATTTAGGTGATGTTACAGTCATAGAGCCTGATACATATAATTTGATGTATGAAAAGATAAAAGATTTCAAGATAATAAAAGGAGAAACAATATTAAGAGGTAAATATCCATATGATATAGCCTATAATTTTGTAGTAACTGGAAAATATATAATAGGAAAATTAAATTATATGGATAACGTTGTGAGAAAATTGGCTGAAGAAAAAGGATTGGAATTTATAAATGTGAAGCAAGGATATGCAAGATGTTCGACAATAAGTTTGCCGAAAGATAGATTTATAACATCAGATTCAAATATATATGAAACATTGATTTCTAAAAATTTAAAATGTTATTTAATTGAATGTCAAGATATATATTTAAGCGAAAGATATAATGGGTTTTTAGGAGGAAGCTGTTTGATATATGACAATGAAATAATGTTTTTTGGCGATATAAACAGTATAAGCACAGGAGATATTTTAAAAAAAATATTGAAAGAAAATCATATAAAATATTATGATATAAATAATTTAAAGCTAAAAGATTATGGCTCAATGATTAAATTATAA
- a CDS encoding DUF362 domain-containing protein, with translation MAYVIHDTCISCGACEPECPVGAISQGDSQYVIDASACIDCGACAGVCPVDAPQPE, from the coding sequence ATGGCATATGTAATTCATGATACTTGTATAAGTTGTGGTGCTTGCGAACCTGAATGTCCAGTAGGAGCAATATCTCAAGGAGATTCTCAATATGTTATAGATGCATCTGCATGTATAGACTGTGGAGCATGTGCAGGAGTATGTCCTGTAGACGCACCTCAACCAGAATAA
- a CDS encoding DDE-type integrase/transposase/recombinase: MNKSITEGMKRRKQIIEYAIKEKNNAKAARKYHVTRQYVHYWMKRYDGTIESLRKESTKPKSHPKEHTAEEQEKIKHCYRYHKHEGLAQVYRKLQEKGYTRCYDSMTRQIKKLKLKTIQEKKEIRKKKKEKKVSKVTRPGEQVQVDIKYVPLECIGFKSEVDRYYQITGIDVYTRKRILKLVKEKSTYETSNYLNTLEKEMGFKIEQIQTDNGLEFTNEQDRTNKKSRFQKTLEELGIEHKLTAAYSPWQNGYVERSHREDSEKFYANRRFKSEEEMYKSFERYAKRQNNIAKKVLKFKTANEMLEDYIEKARV, encoded by the coding sequence ATGAATAAAAGTATAACAGAAGGAATGAAAAGACGCAAGCAAATAATAGAATATGCAATAAAAGAAAAAAATAATGCAAAAGCAGCAAGAAAATACCATGTAACAAGACAGTATGTACATTATTGGATGAAAAGATATGATGGAACAATAGAATCATTAAGAAAAGAGTCAACAAAACCAAAAAGCCATCCAAAAGAGCACACAGCAGAAGAACAAGAAAAGATAAAACATTGCTATAGATATCATAAGCATGAAGGGTTAGCACAAGTATACAGAAAGTTACAAGAAAAAGGATATACAAGATGCTATGATTCAATGACAAGACAGATAAAAAAATTAAAATTAAAAACTATACAAGAAAAAAAAGAAATTAGAAAAAAGAAGAAAGAAAAGAAAGTAAGCAAAGTAACAAGACCAGGAGAGCAAGTACAAGTAGATATAAAATATGTACCGTTAGAATGCATAGGATTTAAAAGTGAAGTAGACAGATATTATCAAATAACAGGTATAGATGTATATACAAGAAAAAGAATATTGAAGCTTGTAAAAGAAAAAAGCACATACGAAACAAGTAATTACTTAAATACATTAGAAAAAGAAATGGGATTTAAAATAGAGCAAATACAAACAGATAATGGATTAGAATTTACAAATGAGCAAGACAGAACAAATAAAAAAAGTAGATTTCAAAAAACATTAGAAGAATTAGGTATAGAGCATAAACTAACAGCCGCATACAGTCCGTGGCAAAATGGGTATGTAGAAAGAAGTCATAGAGAAGATAGTGAGAAATTTTATGCAAATAGAAGATTCAAGAGCGAAGAAGAGATGTATAAGAGTTTTGAAAGATATGCAAAAAGGCAAAACAATATAGCGAAGAAAGTTTTGAAATTCAAAACTGCAAATGAAATGTTAGAAGATTATATAGAAAAAGCGAGAGTGTGA
- a CDS encoding glucosaminidase domain-containing protein — translation MDIKISSYIQHYVGPSQSYYNAQNRFDSILKYKLGIFKEDKNLTDENIIFDYGDTKTENTEDSAVFSDNSKISKDSFSSVKPLAKTVGSILINGILDTTDVRKKSNYSAEYLNSKLSGTPLEGLGEDFKRAEDLYGINSIVLMSMAKLESNFGRSKIALDKNNLFGYQAYDSSPYTSAKSYNTKKDSIYDVAKHLSNNYLSPNGDYFNGYSVDAIGLKYSTDSSWASKVKKIASELIKA, via the coding sequence GTGGATATAAAAATAAGTTCATATATTCAACATTATGTAGGGCCGTCACAATCATATTATAATGCTCAAAATAGATTTGATTCCATATTGAAATATAAGCTTGGGATTTTTAAAGAAGATAAAAATTTAACTGATGAAAATATAATTTTTGATTATGGTGATACAAAAACAGAAAATACTGAAGATAGTGCAGTGTTTTCTGATAATTCTAAGATTTCAAAAGACAGCTTTTCTTCTGTGAAACCACTTGCAAAAACAGTTGGGTCTATACTCATAAATGGAATTTTGGATACAACGGATGTTAGAAAAAAATCTAATTATTCTGCTGAATATCTCAATTCAAAACTTTCAGGAACGCCGTTAGAAGGACTTGGCGAAGATTTTAAACGTGCAGAGGATTTGTATGGCATAAATTCAATAGTGCTTATGTCTATGGCAAAATTGGAATCTAATTTTGGAAGAAGTAAAATAGCTTTGGATAAAAATAATTTGTTCGGTTATCAAGCATATGATTCAAGCCCATATACATCTGCGAAATCATATAACACTAAAAAAGACAGTATATATGATGTAGCAAAACATCTCTCTAATAATTATTTGAGTCCGAATGGAGATTATTTTAATGGATATTCTGTGGATGCTATAGGCTTAAAATATTCTACTGACAGTAGTTGGGCATCTAAAGTTAAAAAGATAGCATCAGAGCTTATAAAAGCATAA